AAAGAGCAAGACCTTACCTGTTGAGTTGGGGCGGGATGCTTTGGATGCGATTGTCACACAGAACCAGATATTTCAGACAGGTGAGGTTAGCCAGTTCAGGTGGGATCGAGGAGATCAGGTTTCCTCCCAAATACAGCATCTCAAGACTGGACACAACAAACATCTGAGCTATACCAAAGCTGTATAGGAAGTCATtgtgaatgtttttgtgtttgataaACCGCTCAGGGAGACAAAAAGTCGATACTTATTGGATACAGGAAACTTACTTGTCTTATGTAAAGAATCAGTGTTTAAAGTATAGTGGTGATCAATACCCGACATATTAAACAATGAAGACAAACATTCTCAAAggaaaaataaccaaaaaaggaAGGAAATGCAAAGTTCAGACATTCAAATTCAGATAAGAGGAAATTTAGCAACACGTAGGTTACTGATCTTATTTTAACATTGAAGTTTGGGGTGGGATTGAATCATTAACTTAAGAGCAAATAATGTGTTGTCATGTAATTTGTATAAAAGTTACTATTTTGCTGTCTCATGCTAGGTTAGTCTTTCCTCTAAATGACCCAAAAACAAACGCGGgccataaaatgtaaaaagtaacgctgtaatatttttgtaaaagttGAGCCATGACTGAAATCTCTACTGGCACAAAGTAGATTTTatgtacataattattatataaacatttaccatggttttattgtaGTAAAAGTAGCCTATAGTATCCATTTTTTTAGCAAATTGATTTCCATttgtttaaacattgttttattcCAAAATGCTCAAACTATAATTATACTTGGACAGGCACATACCAGGTCAGATTCTCTATTTCTGGAGGAATGCTCTTCAATCTGTTAGCACCAAGTGAGAGCGACTGCAGTTTGGTGAGTTTGAGAAACTGCATGGGTACATCCCCAAACCTGTTTCCACTCAGATTCAGAGTTTCCATCTGCATGCACGCAAAATCCTTTGGAAACGACGATTCATCCAGCAGATTGTTTTTCGCCACGAGCGTCTTTATGTTCGTTAACCGTATAAAGTCTTCTGGTATTAATGTGATGCCGTTATCGCTGATGTCCAGATATTCCAAGTTGGATAAAAGACAGACAGAAGGAGGAAGAAGAGATAAACGATTATAAGCGAGATGCAGCTgttgaatttgttttcttttactgTCCACGATGTGTTCCAAGTTCATGTCGTCGAGATGGAGACGCGATAGATTCAACACAGCGCACCTGTCGTCCATGCTTGAGAAACGCGCCATAACTAAATGCAAAATACAGTAAAGCAGACAAAAATAAGATATAATCCATTCACATATCTAACACTGTAGCTGAGTGCACGGGACACGGTTTTATCTGAGCGTACACTAGCTGTCACGCCTCTGGGAGTCAATGGTTGGTTATTCTGCTTGTATGACCATAGCAAACATGATGAA
This sequence is a window from Triplophysa rosa linkage group LG4, Trosa_1v2, whole genome shotgun sequence. Protein-coding genes within it:
- the lrrc58a gene encoding leucine-rich repeat-containing protein 58a isoform X1 produces the protein MARFSSMDDRCAVLNLSRLHLDDMNLEHIVDSKRKQIQQLHLAYNRLSLLPPSVCLLSNLEYLDISDNGITLIPEDFIRLTNIKTLVAKNNLLDESSFPKDFACMQMETLNLSGNRFGDVPMQFLKLTKLQSLSLGANRLKSIPPEIENLTCLEMLYLGGNLISSIPPELANLTCLKYLVLCDNRIQSIPPQLNRLHSLLSLSLHNNLLTFLPREILSLVHLQELSLRGNPLVVRFIKDMTYNPPSLLELSGRTIKSHNLLYLTNDLPSNLIHYLNLASECPNPKCAGVYFDSCVRHIKFVDFCGKYRLPLMHYLCSPQCSSPCSSNPQSEAESEDENSVPPDRLQRVLLG
- the lrrc58a gene encoding leucine-rich repeat-containing protein 58a isoform X2 codes for the protein MARFSSMDDRCAVLNLSRLHLDDMNLEHIVDSKRKQIQQLHLAYNRLSLLPPSVCLLSNLEYLDISDNGITLIPEDFIRLTNIKTLVAKNNLLDESSFPKDFACMQMETLNLSGNRFGDVPMQFLKLTKLQSLSLGANRLKSIPPEIENLTCLEMLYLGGNLISSIPPELANLTCLKYLVLCDNRIQSIPPQLNRLHSLLSLSLHNNLLTFLPREILSLVHLQELSLRGNPLVVRFIKDMTYNPPSLLELSGRTIKSHNLLYLTNDLPSNLIHYLNLASVYFDSCVRHIKFVDFCGKYRLPLMHYLCSPQCSSPCSSNPQSEAESEDENSVPPDRLQRVLLG